The following proteins are co-located in the Megalops cyprinoides isolate fMegCyp1 chromosome 15, fMegCyp1.pri, whole genome shotgun sequence genome:
- the LOC118789861 gene encoding p53 apoptosis effector related to PMP-22 has protein sequence MFRCGIAYPRCRWIAPLLLLFAIIFDIIAIAATSGWVENEDAKSDYASMWKRCRGRNDQWECSSLMEYPWAQAVAALMILGLLILIVAFIISCVALCPTVNISLLPVIAVLLVIAVILQVIALIIYPVKFNELIFEGHYDYTWAYGFGWGATVLMIGCSFLFCCLPRYEDELTGLAKTKYIYSSA, from the exons ATGTTTCGCTGCGGCATTGCGTACCCCCGGTGCAGGTGGATCGCACCCCTTCTTCTGTTGTTCGCCATCATATTTGACATTATCGCTATCGCCGCAACCTCTGGATGGGTGGAGAACGAAGACGCCAAGTCTGACTACGCGAGTATGTGGAAGCGATGCCGCGGCCGAAATGACCAGTGGGAATGTTCATCTCTTATGGAATATC CTTGGGCCCAGGCTGTTGCGGCTTTGATGATCCTGGGTCTCCTCATCCTCATCGTGGCCTTCATCATCTCGTGTGTCGCACTCTGCCCGACGGTGAACATCTCCCTGCTGCCCGTCATTGCGGTCCTGCTCGTCATTGCCG TGATCCTGCAAGTCATCGCCCTGATCATCTACCCGGTCAAGTTCAACGAGCTCATCTTTGAGGGTCACTACGACTACACGTGGGCCTACGGCTTCGGCTGGGGCGCCACAGTGCTGATGATTGGCTGCAGTTTCCTCTTCTGCTGCCTGCCACGCTACGAGGATGAGCTTACTGGGCTGGCCAAGACCAAGTACATCTACAGCTCCGCCTAG